In Bremerella alba, one genomic interval encodes:
- a CDS encoding lipopolysaccharide biosynthesis protein — MNDGSTPDDAATPLDHDLIHKTQRATRLTMIGQIAGQIISLVVIAQLYHLVSPGEFGLLGMFMPILLLIRAFGSLGMDIATVQKKGLTDEEASTLFWYQIITGVVLTFILAGLSPLLAMWFHADRLMLVGVVLSGTALLYNGYSQHKSLAEKKLHFGRLTIVRVISLIVSGVLAIVAAYHDWGIWALVVQQYSELVVLNIGFWAIEPWRPGKCAPLSDMKQMLNFSGYYTLSGIFFAVGQNLDKIILGVVFGSSPVGQIWIGYYTQAYNQMIRPVYLLTSPVTSAMLPALSQAKTNRESFSAMAASFYRMVGIMLAPCSIGMLMVGDELMPVLGGDDWIEAGDLLSMMGLMIVAQSWINITGSLMSAAGRADLLAVGAFANMVVLAGACGAAYFFAGQHDPELFTIDLAGLVTLGTLAVCGPYLAFCFKSTGVDVKRTFRQLAPALGASVLMGAVVYFAGWMSYFLPDAITLAQEILVGVIAYLFFARGEVRWLWRQLRGMKPEENIHTVVD, encoded by the coding sequence ATGAATGATGGCTCCACGCCCGACGATGCGGCAACTCCGCTCGATCACGATCTGATCCATAAAACGCAGCGTGCAACGCGACTGACGATGATAGGTCAGATTGCCGGGCAGATCATCTCGCTGGTGGTCATTGCCCAACTCTATCACCTGGTATCGCCTGGTGAATTCGGGCTGCTGGGGATGTTCATGCCCATCTTGCTGCTCATTCGGGCATTCGGGTCGTTGGGAATGGATATCGCAACGGTGCAGAAGAAAGGGCTGACCGACGAAGAAGCTTCGACGTTGTTCTGGTATCAGATCATTACCGGCGTGGTACTTACCTTCATCCTGGCTGGTCTGTCGCCGCTTCTGGCCATGTGGTTTCACGCCGATCGGTTAATGCTGGTCGGGGTCGTGCTTTCAGGAACTGCGCTGCTCTACAATGGTTATTCGCAACACAAGTCACTTGCCGAAAAGAAGCTGCACTTCGGCCGATTGACCATCGTGCGGGTGATTTCGTTGATCGTCAGCGGAGTGTTGGCTATTGTTGCGGCGTACCATGACTGGGGCATCTGGGCACTTGTCGTACAGCAGTATAGCGAACTGGTTGTGCTGAATATTGGCTTCTGGGCCATCGAGCCCTGGCGGCCCGGTAAGTGTGCTCCGTTGTCCGATATGAAGCAAATGCTCAACTTCAGCGGATACTACACACTCAGTGGAATCTTCTTTGCCGTAGGTCAAAACCTGGACAAGATCATCTTAGGGGTCGTGTTTGGCTCGAGCCCTGTGGGGCAAATATGGATCGGCTACTATACCCAGGCCTACAATCAAATGATCCGGCCAGTCTATCTGCTGACCTCACCGGTGACCTCGGCCATGTTGCCAGCGTTATCGCAGGCGAAGACTAACCGCGAATCGTTTAGTGCGATGGCGGCCTCCTTCTATCGCATGGTAGGAATCATGCTGGCTCCCTGCTCGATCGGCATGCTCATGGTTGGCGACGAACTGATGCCGGTGCTGGGTGGTGACGATTGGATCGAGGCGGGCGACTTGCTCTCGATGATGGGGTTGATGATCGTCGCGCAAAGTTGGATCAATATCACAGGCAGCCTGATGAGCGCTGCCGGACGGGCCGATCTTCTGGCGGTCGGTGCATTTGCCAACATGGTGGTCTTGGCCGGAGCTTGTGGCGCCGCTTACTTCTTCGCAGGGCAACACGATCCCGAGCTATTTACGATCGATTTGGCAGGCCTGGTGACCCTCGGTACCCTTGCTGTTTGCGGCCCCTACCTGGCGTTTTGTTTCAAGAGTACCGGCGTTGATGTGAAGAGGACGTTCCGCCAACTGGCACCGGCGTTGGGGGCTTCGGTGCTCATGGGAGCCGTCGTCTATTTCGCCGGTTGGATGAGCTACTTTTTGCCAGACGCGATCACGCTTGCTCAAGAGATACTCGTCGGCGTTATCGCCTACTTATTTTTCGCGCGAGGTGAAGTTCGCTGGCTATGGCGGCAACTGCGGGGCATGAAACCAGAAGAAAATATTCATACAGTGGTTGATTAA
- a CDS encoding glycosyltransferase family 2 protein, with product MSIHSENDQDVLSHLEQTLLEISTDESRRVEMLHQLLGEAACYRLAIYEIPHDFILSVVVPIFNEVNSLQQVIAAVRQCGFKCEIILVDDGSTDGTRQLLETLRDQTDLKIILHEKNQGKGAALATGFKEATGDAVIIQDADLEYTPKDYRALLQPIICEGVDAVYGSRFITGQRNVPRVRHYLANKLVTMWSNLFSNLYLTDMETCYKVFRREVIQEIAPTLREKRFGIEPEITAKLARRKGLRIREVPIRYFPRTFEEGKKIGWKDGIRALWCAIRY from the coding sequence ATGAGTATACATTCCGAAAACGATCAGGACGTCTTGTCGCATCTGGAGCAAACTTTATTGGAGATCTCCACAGACGAATCACGCCGAGTAGAAATGCTGCACCAGCTTTTGGGTGAAGCGGCATGCTATCGGCTGGCAATTTACGAGATTCCGCACGACTTTATACTTTCTGTCGTGGTGCCCATCTTCAACGAAGTCAACTCGCTGCAACAAGTTATTGCAGCAGTTCGCCAATGCGGTTTCAAGTGTGAAATCATTTTGGTTGATGACGGCAGCACCGACGGAACGCGGCAACTGCTGGAAACGCTCCGCGATCAGACCGATTTGAAAATCATTCTGCATGAAAAGAATCAAGGCAAAGGTGCTGCCTTGGCGACCGGTTTTAAGGAAGCGACCGGAGACGCCGTGATTATCCAGGACGCCGACCTGGAATATACGCCGAAGGATTATCGAGCGCTGCTACAGCCCATCATTTGTGAAGGAGTGGACGCCGTTTACGGTAGCCGCTTCATTACCGGGCAACGCAATGTACCGCGCGTTCGTCATTACCTGGCGAATAAATTGGTGACGATGTGGTCGAACTTGTTCTCGAACCTGTATCTCACGGATATGGAAACCTGCTACAAAGTGTTCCGCCGCGAGGTTATTCAGGAGATCGCGCCCACGCTTCGCGAAAAACGCTTTGGGATCGAGCCGGAAATTACGGCCAAGTTGGCCCGACGCAAAGGACTGCGAATCCGCGAAGTTCCGATCCGCTATTTCCCTCGGACGTTTGAAGAAGGAAAAAAGATCGGCTGGAAAGATGGCATCCGGGCTTTGTGGTGTGCGATCCGATATTAA
- a CDS encoding carbon-nitrogen hydrolase family protein, translating to MIAPYLVAALQMDSGAEKPVNLEQAESMIADAAQAGAQLVVLPELFPYLGKVSQLRKNSESMDGNVLRTMRGLAIKHQLVLCAGSVAIAADDDPDKVINRSVLFGPYGQVLATYDKIHCFDINLPDVKVVESDYVRAGSQLSVASTSLGHIGQAICYDLRFPEIFRRLTEDGMQICVLPAAFTDKTGQAHWEVLARARAIENQIYVVAANQCGMYGDSIQCHGNSLIIDPWGKVLARGEHHQPGIIYAEIDLASQRKIRAELPALSHRRMV from the coding sequence ATGATCGCTCCCTATCTGGTCGCTGCCCTACAAATGGACTCGGGAGCGGAAAAACCGGTCAATTTGGAACAAGCGGAATCGATGATCGCCGATGCGGCCCAAGCTGGTGCCCAATTGGTGGTACTTCCCGAGTTGTTTCCGTACCTGGGAAAAGTATCTCAACTGCGGAAAAATTCCGAATCGATGGACGGAAACGTCCTTCGGACGATGCGCGGCCTGGCGATCAAGCATCAACTGGTCCTCTGCGCCGGCAGCGTAGCGATCGCCGCCGATGATGACCCCGACAAAGTGATCAACCGGAGCGTGCTCTTCGGCCCTTATGGCCAAGTTTTAGCCACTTACGACAAGATTCACTGCTTCGATATCAACCTACCGGACGTGAAAGTGGTCGAGTCAGACTACGTGCGAGCCGGCAGCCAACTCTCGGTCGCTTCGACATCGCTAGGGCATATTGGCCAGGCCATTTGTTACGACCTGCGGTTCCCTGAAATTTTTCGTCGCCTTACCGAAGACGGAATGCAAATCTGCGTGCTTCCTGCGGCATTCACCGACAAGACAGGGCAAGCTCACTGGGAGGTTCTCGCGCGTGCTCGCGCTATCGAAAATCAAATTTATGTCGTCGCCGCGAATCAATGCGGAATGTACGGTGACTCGATCCAATGCCACGGAAATTCTTTGATTATCGATCCGTGGGGAAAGGTGCTCGCGCGCGGCGAGCATCACCAGCCCGGCATCATTTATGCGGAAATTGACCTCGCTTCGCAACGTAAAATACGGGCCGAATTGCCGGCACTTTCGCATCGCCGAATGGTCTAG
- the folK gene encoding 2-amino-4-hydroxy-6-hydroxymethyldihydropteridine diphosphokinase, whose amino-acid sequence MPTILIALGANLGDCGASLTLAVDQLASDPDFSLEARSELLTTKPVGGPSGQPDYLNSAAKFSTSLSPDQVHQKLIDIEQSHGRVRIQRWGARKLDLDLLLYGQQITKTPQLTIPHPRMSFRRFVMQPAAEVAAEMLHPELNATIGQLWQHLSDASPLVEIAALPGPAVYQLLAATEKELSDSKLSFANDLLSYPESRNELIASLQTLTEQQSLHGSLPPGCRVRILPWWHGIAEVLTQSNRAVPPSTEPARLTVYWNRPEATYGAVEEGWWTHEERNGLQAQLAEAVRGNVHAPRLWLEDNDLASAVTELTAAIQAI is encoded by the coding sequence GTGCCCACTATCTTGATTGCCCTGGGCGCGAACCTCGGAGACTGCGGTGCTTCGCTCACTTTGGCCGTCGACCAACTTGCTTCCGATCCCGATTTTTCGTTGGAAGCAAGAAGCGAGCTCTTGACGACCAAACCCGTAGGTGGACCGAGCGGACAGCCTGATTATCTCAATTCGGCTGCGAAATTTTCCACCTCGCTCTCGCCCGATCAAGTTCACCAGAAACTGATCGACATCGAACAAAGCCATGGCCGCGTTCGCATTCAACGCTGGGGAGCACGGAAGCTTGATCTTGACTTACTTCTCTATGGCCAGCAAATCACCAAGACCCCGCAGCTTACCATCCCTCATCCGCGGATGAGCTTCCGCCGGTTCGTCATGCAGCCGGCGGCCGAAGTCGCCGCTGAGATGCTTCATCCCGAACTGAACGCCACCATCGGGCAGCTTTGGCAACATCTCTCGGACGCGTCTCCGTTGGTCGAGATCGCCGCACTACCAGGCCCAGCGGTCTATCAGTTACTTGCGGCTACCGAAAAAGAACTTAGCGATTCGAAACTCTCGTTCGCCAACGATCTGCTTTCGTATCCCGAATCGCGGAACGAACTGATCGCTTCCCTGCAAACGCTGACCGAGCAGCAGTCGCTTCACGGCAGCCTTCCCCCTGGCTGCCGCGTCCGTATTCTTCCTTGGTGGCACGGGATCGCCGAGGTCCTTACGCAATCGAATCGGGCTGTCCCACCAAGCACCGAGCCAGCACGACTGACGGTCTACTGGAACCGGCCTGAAGCGACCTACGGTGCCGTCGAAGAAGGCTGGTGGACCCACGAAGAAAGAAACGGCCTGCAAGCTCAATTAGCTGAGGCCGTTCGTGGGAACGTTCATGCGCCGCGTCTTTGGTTAGAGGATAACGACCTTGCGTCAGCCGTCACCGAATTGACTGCGGCCATTCAAGCCATCTAG
- a CDS encoding putative signal transducing protein, with protein sequence MEDMDFVAVRTCQSHEEATIIQNAIKEEGIPCILDNDHQGGLAGVLAIRILVPSEKKEAAEKFLTEHHSR encoded by the coding sequence ATGGAAGATATGGATTTTGTGGCCGTGCGTACGTGCCAGAGCCACGAGGAAGCTACGATCATTCAAAATGCGATCAAGGAAGAGGGCATTCCCTGTATTCTGGACAACGACCATCAAGGCGGTCTGGCCGGTGTCCTGGCCATTCGTATTCTGGTGCCTAGCGAAAAGAAAGAGGCTGCCGAGAAGTTCCTCACCGAGCATCACTCGCGCTAA
- a CDS encoding response regulator, whose translation MANRKLKTVIIDDDAGIVRLVKTILRGAFGNELELYDFIDGHEAQQWIGNNCCDLLISDIEMPEINGQDMLIFAKQRNAWTQVVFLTGQSSWMHVTQAVENGASDFLLKPIQRTELCNIVQQHIERAARWQSALFPKSTASAGA comes from the coding sequence ATGGCCAACCGCAAACTGAAAACCGTGATTATCGATGACGACGCCGGAATTGTTCGTTTGGTGAAAACGATTCTTCGCGGGGCCTTCGGCAACGAGCTGGAACTATACGACTTTATCGACGGGCATGAAGCCCAACAATGGATCGGCAACAACTGTTGTGACCTGCTGATCAGTGACATCGAAATGCCGGAAATCAACGGCCAGGACATGCTCATCTTCGCAAAACAGCGCAATGCATGGACCCAGGTTGTTTTCCTGACGGGCCAGTCAAGCTGGATGCACGTGACGCAAGCCGTCGAAAATGGCGCGTCCGACTTCCTGCTCAAGCCGATCCAACGCACGGAACTCTGCAACATCGTCCAGCAGCACATCGAACGTGCCGCTCGCTGGCAGTCGGCCTTGTTTCCTAAGTCAACTGCCTCGGCCGGAGCCTAG